A single genomic interval of Dysidea avara chromosome 8, odDysAvar1.4, whole genome shotgun sequence harbors:
- the LOC136264067 gene encoding uncharacterized protein isoform X2 has protein sequence MGTFVMACYNDNDEVTPLIQAAMDGNEIIIKFLLAYGADVFHRTSQGMTAHDIALRNRHAVAGKMLRDGSFGVYDFESSSSSSDSSDGVIFARARNSLSVDNYKNTENTAMQQHHNQSEQPSLGEFLSSCGLEKLLPLFEQEEIDLPMLLTLDEKDLKEVGVRIFGPRRRLLNAIKQFTFIKTSLLMDKPDELTTTNPNVASDGDRSNKLVNHDDDPDNRPAGVEMCSQMTDVIRAINPLENVENVCREVTLTSKKKETNIPYLLFKKLGLLKKLDVSNHHITDEGTDLITMIVQKSVSLEEFDISHNNLHAARLVKISEALKTITCLHIFRMNDNDVSEEAADFITAAIGNNRFIEELNLSCNKLSSIGLLKIVNTLSMSGTIKILDISNNCNLVNNIESLATALGKCCTLQELNISHNSLMFSGVVRIAQELRDLPNLQILNLEDNTTCFSSECELLVDVILSTNQTLSSLNVCGRNIRPRFTVEHLKPPQSHEKCNHFAIQNLYLSHYLLLDGSLFLVNSPGETVSNIHSDFIEVTETCPFTSKDMMSYYVDHSGGTFYNQAHNFAFVVPPGAVALGDCVEIQATASRFGPYQLPDGVFPISSFFWISANYTFKIPVYLLFSHHASFESTNKVHEVRALEACIQSGITYTSDGKLSMKEVTDGVSFDCAIGYCVISTNHFCSYCLGKNDMRVPDEVLASFYMYNHKGILKAEICMCHVNRECIEEVKKQYSEKKAELVQAVNFSTSCNQSLTVNVDPPEIAGWIVTIQREKIRHEDFNFHKYDQPTLETLEEMCCFPPRFVVSYSRDDPTVKLHSTIILKEVNVLFPVDYDADPINGKSTSTINLPRSIQQTFGSSDVAHFSNICHVKPDLPMLSKFKTHLHQDWLYIGFSLGISQLQLNTINKGQVRSQDKCFSMLEKWLQLDSSACYCKLISAVADEQNLEVAEYIKTSVEAKMGSYSKLTTCSATHCEQVPSNSAEELSISDMRLIDDIIVPKVSASWHMVLFYLEYNIAFKKELEKKHKGDPRQCCTALFEDWITSSRGVGPKTYTKLFEVLDQVPELVSATAEIRQLLGKKGGSKTAHYSTSPDHSSTSRVSTILDQVPTVKQLLNIVYHKVAAHWDKLAYNLNFSVHEVDTIRIKCKHDPLDCCFCLLEEWLCTDHGDPKTWTVLLAAVRQTKQLHVIGIQIEDDVMKMYSQ, from the exons GGAGCAGATGTTTTCCACAGGACTTCTCAAGGGATGACAGCACACGATATAGCATTAAGAAACAGACACGCGGTGGCTGGTAAAATGTTGAGGGATGGGAGTTTTGGTGTCTATGACTTTGagagtagtagcagtagtagtgatTCTAGTGATGGGGTAATTTTTGCTAGAGCAAGGAACTCCCTTTCAGTGGATAACTACAAGAACActgagaacactg CCATGCAGCAGCACCATAACCAATCAGAACAGCCATCATTGGGTGAATTTCTGAGTTCCTGTGGGTTGGAGAAGCTATTGCCATTATTTGAGCAAGAAGAAATAGACCTGCCTATGTTACTGACTCTTGATGAAAAAGATTTGAAGGAAGTGGGAGTGAG GATTTTCGGCCCTAGAAGACGTCTCTTAAATGCCATTAAACAGTTCACTTTTATTAAGACTTCTTTGCTCATGGATAAACCCGATGAACTGACTACAACCAATCCTAATGTTGCCAGTGATGGAGATAGATCAAATAAGCTGGTCAATCATGAT GATGATCCTGACAACAGACCTGCTGGAGTAGAGATGTGCTCACAGATGACTGATGTAATCAGAGCAATTAATCCATTGGAAAATG TGGAGAACGTGTGTCGTGAAGTAACTCTTACTAGCAAGAAGAAAGAAACCAACATCCCTTACCTTCTGTTCAAAAAATTAGGGTTGTTAAAGAAACTTGATGTCAGTAATCACCATATCACTGATGAGGGGACTGACTTGATCACAATGATTGTACAAAAGAGCGTTTCACTGGAGGAGTTTGATATTTCGCATAATAATTTGCATGCAGCTAGATTAGTTAAAATCAGTGAAGCTTTGAAGACTATTACTTGTTTACACATCTTCAGAATGAATGATAATGATGTCAGTGAAGAGGCTGCAGATTTTATTACAGCTGCAATTGGTAACAATCGTTTTATTGAAGAGCTGAATCTTTCTTGCAATAAATTGTCCTCCATTGGACTGCTTAAAATTGTAAACACATTGTCAATGAGTGGTACTATAAAAATACTGGATATCAGTAACAATTGCAACTTAGTCAATAACATAGAAAGTTTGGCCACTGCCTTGGGTAAATGCTGCACACTACAAGAACTGAACATATCCCATAATTCACTAATGTTTAGTGGTGTTGTTAGGATTGCTCAAGAATTAAGAGATCTTCCAAATCTTCAAATTTTAAACTTGGAAGATAATACTACTTGTTTTTCTTCAGAATGTGAATTGTTGGTGGATGTAATTTTATCCACTAATCAAACACTGTCCAGCTTAAATGTGTGTGGCAGAAATATCAGACCAAGATTCACAGTGGAGCACTTGAAACCTCCACAAAGCCATGAAAAATGCAACCATTTTGCAATACAAAATCTTTATTTGTCCCATTATCTCTTACTGGACGGTAGTTTGTTTTTAGTGAACAGCCCTGGGGAAACAGTATCAAACATCCATAGTGATTTCATTGAAGTCACAGAGACATGCCCTTTTACCAGTAAAGATATGATGTCTTATTATGTCGATCATAGTGGAGGTACATTTTACAACCAAGCTCACAATTTTGCCTTTGTTGTTCCTCCTGGAGCTGTTGCACTAGGAGACTGTGTTGAAATACAGGCAACTGCAAGTCGTTTTGGTCCTTACCAACTTCCGGATGGAGTTTTCCCCATCAGTAGCTTCTTTTGGATTAGTGCTAATTACACTTTTAAAATTCCAGTGTATCTTCTGTTCAGTCACCATGCAAGTTTTGAAAGTACAAATAAGGTTCATGAAGTGCGTGCTTTGGAAGCTTGCATACAAAGCGGTATCACATATACCAGTGATGGAAAACTGTCGATGAAAGAAGTGACTGATGGTGTCTCTTTTGATTGTGCAATCGGATACTGTGTTATTTCTACCAATCATTTTTGCTCATACTGTTTGGGAAAGAATGACATGAGAGTTCCAGATGAGGTGTTAGCATCATTTTATATGTACAACCACAAAGGAATTttgaaagctgagatatgcatgTGTCATGTTAACAGAGAATGTATTGAG GAGGTTAAAAAGCAGTACAGTGAAAAAAAGGCAGAACTAGTGCAAGCAGTTAACTTTTCAACTAGTTGTAACCAAAGTTTGACTGTTAATGTTGACCCTCCAGAAATAGCAGGCTGGATAGTCACAATTCAAAGAGAAAAG ATACGTCATGAAGATTTCAACTTTCATAAGTATGACCAACCTACACTAGAAACACTGGAGGAGATGTGTTGCTTTCCTCCACGATTTGTTGTCAGCTACAGCAGAGATGACCCTACTGTAAAGCTACATTCAACTATCATTTTGAAGGAAGTTAATGTGTTGTTTCCGGTAGATTATGATGCTGATCCCATAAATG GAAAATCTACTTCTACTATCAACTTGCCAAGAAGCATACAGCAAACATTTGGTAGCAGTGATGTGGCACATTTCT CTAACATATGCCATGTCAAGCCGGACCTACCAATGTTGTCAAAGTTTAAAACACATCTTCACCAAGATTGGTTATATATCGGGTTTAGTTTAGGGATTTCTCAACTTCAACTAAATACGATCAACAAAGGACAAGTTAGGTCACAAGACAAGTGCTTCTCAATGCTGGAAAAGTGGTTGCAACTTGACAGCTCAGCATGTTACTGCAAGTTGATTTCTGCTGTTGCTGATGAACAGAATTTGGAAGTAGCTGAATACATCAAAACTTCAGTGGAAGCTAAAATGG GATCATACTCCAAGTTAACAACTTGTAGTGCTACTCACTGTGAACAAGTACCTTCTAACTCAG CTGAAGAGTTGTCTATTTCTGATATGAGACTGATTGATGATATAATTGTACCAAAGGTGTCAGCTTCCTGGCATATGGTACTCTTTTACTTAGAATACAATATTGCTTTTAAGAAGGAATTAGAGAAGAAACACAAAGGTGATCCCCGACAGTGTTGTACTGCTCTCTTTGAGGATTGGATCACTTCTAGTAGAGGAGTAGGTCCCAAGACTTACACTAAATTGTTTGAAGTACTTGATCAGGTTCCTGAACTTGTTAGTGCTACAGCTGAAATAAGACAATTGCTGGGAAAGAAAGGAGGGTCTAAGACTG CACACTACTCTACTTCACCTGATCACAGCAGCACATCTAGAGTTAGTACGATACTTGATCAAG TGCCTACAGTAAAACAACTGCTGAATATTGTCTACCATAAGGTTGCAGCACATTGGGACAAGTTAGCCTACAACTTAAATTTTAGTGTTCATGAAGTTGACACTATCAGAATAAAGTGCAAACATGATCCATTAGATTGCTGCTTCTGCTTACTAGAAGAATGGCTGTGTACTGATCATGGTGACCCAAAGACATGGACAGTGCTCCTAGCTGCTGTGAGACAAACTAAACAGTTACATGTTATTGGCATACAAATCGAAGATGATGTTATGAAAAT GTATTCCCAATAA